A genome region from Pseudomonas pergaminensis includes the following:
- the ptsP gene encoding phosphoenolpyruvate--protein phosphotransferase, whose amino-acid sequence MTPSKPLELLAPLSGVLLALDKVPDPVFSSRVIGDGLCIDPTSQTLCAPLAGVISNIQDSGHAVSVTDDNGVQVLLHIGLDTVNLAGQGFTRLVQEGQRVEAGQALIEFDADYVAIHARSLLTLMLVVSGEPFTVLASGLVDAGQPLLQLVPRETAEAMDEEEGEALFSKPLTLPNANGLHARPAAVFAQAAKGFKASIYLHKQTQSANAKSLVAIMALQTVQGDTLQVSAAGADAEAAIQALVALLAEGCGEAVTNVAEPVAMVLSATLLKGVCASPGSAFGQVVQVIEPEWVIPEHGTDEASERAALARGLVAATAALQTLQDTAAGSAQAEIFRAHQELLEDPTLLEQAHSLLDEGKSAAFAWNSATVATANLFRGSGNALLAERAADLADVGQRVLKLILGVQDSAWDLPERAILIAEQLTPSQTASLDTRKVLGFVTVGGGATSHVAILARALGLPAICGVPAQVLALANGKQVLLDADKGELHLEPNLAEIEQLEAARKHQVLRHQRDVAQASLPATTRDGHHVEVTANVASLQEVEHALTLGGEGVGLLRSEFLYLDRNRAPSPEEQAGTYTAIARALGLGRNLVVRTLDVGGDKPLAYVPMDAETNPFLGLRGIRLCLERPQLLREQFRAILASAGFARLHIMLPMVSLLSELHLARKILEEEALALGLTELPKLGIMIEVPSAALMADVFAPHVDFFSIGTNDLTQYTLAMDRDHPRLASQADSFHPAVLRLIATTVKAAHAHGKWVGVCGALASEALAVPVLIGLGVDELSVSVPLIPTIKATVRELDLADCQIIARQVLGLEEAAQVREALRQYHAATVETSPVVEL is encoded by the coding sequence ATGACCCCATCTAAACCCCTGGAATTGCTGGCGCCCCTATCCGGTGTGCTGCTGGCACTGGACAAGGTCCCCGACCCGGTATTCTCCAGCCGCGTGATCGGCGACGGCCTGTGCATCGACCCGACCTCGCAGACCTTGTGCGCGCCGCTGGCCGGGGTGATCAGCAATATCCAGGACAGCGGGCATGCGGTCAGCGTGACCGATGACAACGGCGTCCAGGTGCTGCTGCATATCGGCCTGGACACCGTGAACCTGGCGGGCCAGGGCTTCACCCGGTTGGTGCAGGAAGGCCAGCGGGTGGAGGCCGGACAGGCGCTGATCGAGTTCGATGCCGACTACGTGGCTATCCATGCGCGCAGTTTGCTGACCTTGATGCTGGTGGTCAGCGGCGAACCCTTTACCGTATTGGCGAGCGGTCTTGTGGACGCTGGCCAGCCGCTGTTGCAGTTAGTCCCCCGTGAAACCGCCGAGGCGATGGATGAGGAGGAGGGCGAGGCACTGTTCTCCAAGCCACTGACCTTGCCCAATGCCAACGGCCTGCATGCCCGCCCGGCGGCGGTATTCGCCCAGGCGGCGAAGGGTTTCAAGGCCAGCATCTACCTGCACAAGCAAACCCAGAGCGCCAATGCCAAGTCGCTGGTGGCGATCATGGCGTTGCAGACCGTGCAGGGCGACACCCTGCAAGTGAGTGCGGCGGGCGCCGATGCCGAGGCAGCGATCCAGGCGTTGGTTGCCTTGTTGGCCGAAGGCTGTGGCGAGGCAGTGACGAACGTTGCCGAGCCGGTCGCGATGGTGCTGTCGGCGACGTTGCTTAAAGGCGTCTGCGCCTCACCGGGTTCGGCGTTTGGCCAGGTCGTGCAAGTGATCGAGCCCGAGTGGGTCATCCCTGAACACGGCACGGATGAAGCGTCTGAACGTGCCGCCCTGGCGCGTGGCCTGGTGGCTGCCACCGCAGCGCTGCAAACCCTGCAAGACACGGCTGCCGGCAGCGCCCAGGCGGAGATTTTCCGCGCGCATCAGGAGTTGCTCGAAGACCCGACCTTGCTCGAACAAGCCCACAGCCTGTTGGATGAGGGCAAGAGCGCCGCCTTTGCCTGGAACAGTGCCACGGTTGCGACGGCCAACCTGTTCCGGGGTTCAGGCAATGCCCTGCTGGCCGAACGTGCGGCCGACCTGGCGGACGTCGGCCAGCGTGTGCTGAAACTGATACTGGGGGTCCAGGACAGCGCCTGGGATTTGCCGGAGCGCGCGATCCTGATCGCCGAGCAACTGACCCCTTCGCAGACCGCCAGCCTGGATACCCGCAAAGTCCTGGGGTTTGTCACGGTCGGCGGCGGTGCGACCAGCCATGTCGCGATTCTGGCCCGAGCCCTTGGCCTGCCGGCTATCTGCGGCGTGCCCGCCCAGGTGCTGGCGCTGGCCAACGGCAAACAGGTGCTGCTCGACGCCGACAAAGGCGAGTTGCACCTGGAGCCGAACCTGGCCGAGATCGAACAGTTGGAGGCCGCCCGCAAACACCAGGTGCTGCGCCATCAGCGCGATGTGGCGCAGGCGTCTCTACCGGCCACCACCCGCGACGGCCATCACGTCGAAGTGACCGCCAACGTAGCCTCGTTGCAGGAAGTCGAGCACGCCCTGACCCTCGGCGGCGAAGGGGTTGGCCTGTTGCGTTCGGAGTTTCTCTACCTGGACCGCAACCGCGCACCAAGCCCCGAGGAACAAGCCGGCACCTACACCGCGATCGCCCGTGCCCTGGGCCTGGGGCGCAACCTGGTGGTGCGCACCCTTGACGTCGGTGGCGACAAGCCGCTGGCCTATGTGCCCATGGACGCCGAAACCAACCCGTTCCTCGGCTTGCGCGGCATCCGCCTGTGCCTTGAACGCCCGCAACTGCTGCGCGAACAGTTCCGCGCGATCCTCGCCAGTGCCGGTTTTGCGCGGCTGCACATCATGTTGCCGATGGTCAGCCTGCTATCGGAGCTGCACCTGGCGCGCAAGATTCTTGAAGAGGAAGCGCTGGCGCTGGGGCTCACCGAGTTGCCGAAGCTGGGCATCATGATTGAGGTGCCCTCGGCGGCGCTGATGGCGGACGTGTTCGCGCCCCATGTGGACTTCTTCTCCATCGGCACCAATGACCTGACCCAATACACCCTGGCCATGGACCGCGACCACCCGCGCCTGGCCAGCCAGGCCGACAGCTTCCACCCGGCGGTGCTGCGCCTGATCGCCACCACGGTCAAGGCCGCCCATGCCCATGGCAAGTGGGTGGGCGTGTGCGGCGCGTTGGCCTCCGAAGCGCTGGCCGTGCCGGTGTTGATCGGCTTGGGGGTGGATGAGTTGTCGGTCAGCGTGCCGTTGATCCCCACCATCAAGGCCACCGTGCGCGAGCTGGACCTGGCCGACTGCCAGATCATCGCCCGCCAGGTACTGGGCCTGGAAGAAGCCGCCCAAGTGCGTGAGGCCCTGCGCCAATATCACGCGGCCACTGTTGAAACCTCACCTGTCGTGGAGCTTTGA
- the treP gene encoding PTS system trehalose-specific EIIBC component — MSHDYSTIAREILENLGGSDNLEQAAHCVTRLRLALKDPSRVNGSALNQVDLVKGSFFTGGLFQVVIGPGEVEKVYAALREQTGLAAATIADVKKKGADKTNAMQRLVRVFSDVFMPILPALIIAGLLMGVNNLMGAKGMFIEGKTLLEAYPNLDGLWSLINLMANTSFVFLPALVGWSAAKRFGGSEILGIVLGLMLVHPDLLNAWNYGKAVAGLDGQSLPYFDIFGWFQIEKVGYQGQILPILMAAYVMSVIEKWLRARVPNAIQLLVVPITTIVVTGVLALAIIGPVTRHLGILITEGVVTLFDLAPMVGGAIFGLLYAPLVITGMHHMFLAVDLQLISTQGGTFIWPMIVMSNLAQGSAALAVFYMTRNARDKSMASTSAISAYFGITEPAMFGVNLRFKFPFYAALVGSGLGSIFLALNKVQASAIGVGGLPGFISIVPQSIAVFVIGMVIAMVVPFVLTCALSIKIVRPGYRVA; from the coding sequence ATGAGCCACGACTATTCGACGATTGCCCGCGAGATTCTCGAGAACCTCGGGGGCAGCGACAACCTTGAGCAAGCTGCCCATTGCGTCACCCGCCTGCGCCTGGCGCTCAAGGACCCGAGCCGGGTCAACGGCAGCGCGCTGAACCAGGTCGATCTGGTCAAAGGTTCGTTCTTCACCGGTGGCCTGTTCCAGGTGGTGATCGGCCCCGGCGAAGTGGAAAAGGTCTATGCCGCCCTGCGCGAGCAGACCGGCCTCGCCGCTGCCACCATCGCCGACGTGAAGAAGAAGGGCGCCGACAAGACCAACGCCATGCAGCGCCTGGTGCGGGTGTTCTCCGATGTGTTCATGCCGATCCTGCCCGCGTTGATCATCGCCGGCCTGTTGATGGGCGTGAACAACCTGATGGGCGCCAAGGGCATGTTCATCGAGGGCAAGACGCTGCTGGAGGCCTACCCGAACCTGGATGGCCTGTGGAGCCTGATCAACCTGATGGCCAACACCTCGTTTGTGTTCCTGCCGGCATTGGTGGGCTGGTCGGCGGCCAAGCGTTTTGGCGGCAGCGAAATCCTCGGCATCGTGCTCGGCCTGATGCTGGTGCACCCGGACCTGCTCAACGCCTGGAACTACGGCAAGGCAGTCGCCGGTCTCGACGGCCAGAGCCTGCCGTACTTCGATATTTTCGGTTGGTTCCAGATTGAGAAGGTGGGCTACCAGGGGCAGATCCTGCCGATCCTGATGGCCGCCTACGTGATGAGCGTGATCGAAAAATGGCTGCGGGCGCGGGTGCCCAACGCGATTCAACTGCTCGTCGTACCCATCACCACCATCGTCGTCACGGGTGTGTTGGCCCTGGCGATCATTGGCCCGGTGACCCGTCATCTCGGCATCCTGATCACCGAAGGCGTGGTCACGCTGTTTGACCTGGCTCCCATGGTCGGCGGGGCGATTTTCGGCCTGCTGTATGCACCGCTGGTGATCACCGGCATGCACCACATGTTCCTCGCCGTGGACCTGCAGCTTATTTCTACTCAGGGCGGCACCTTTATCTGGCCAATGATCGTCATGTCCAACCTGGCCCAGGGCAGCGCTGCGCTTGCGGTGTTCTACATGACCCGCAACGCGCGGGATAAGAGCATGGCGTCGACCTCGGCGATTTCGGCTTACTTCGGCATTACTGAGCCGGCGATGTTCGGGGTGAATTTGCGCTTCAAGTTTCCGTTCTATGCGGCCTTGGTGGGCTCGGGATTGGGCAGCATTTTCCTCGCGCTGAACAAGGTGCAGGCCTCGGCCATCGGCGTGGGAGGCTTGCCTGGGTTTATCTCGATTGTGCCGCAATCCATCGCGGTGTTTGTGATTGGCATGGTCATCGCGATGGTGGTGCCGTTTGTTTTGACCTGTGCGTTGAGCATCAAGATTGTTCGGCCTGGGTACAGGGTCGCCTGA
- the mltF gene encoding membrane-bound lytic murein transglycosylase MltF, with protein sequence MFSPTALRPRCAKWLIATGLFLMLSACVDKPSTLERIKEDGVLRVVTRNSPATYFQDRNGETGFEYELVKRFADDLGVKLEIETADNLDDLFGQLGKPNGPVLAAAGLVSSEQRQQQVRFSHPYLEVTPQIIYRNGQSRPTNAADLVGKKIMVLKGSTHAEQLAALKKQNPAIEYEESDAVEVVDLLRMVDEGQIDLTLVDSNEVAMNQVYFPNVRVAFDLGNASNQSWAVAAGEDNSLLNEINSYLDKVEKNGTLQRLKDRYYGHVDVLGYVGAYTFAQHLQQRLPKYEKHFRAYAKEEKVDWRLLAAIGYQESLWQPAVTSKTGVRGLMMLTQNTAQAMGVSNRLDPKQSIMGGAKYLAKIKDELDDSIAEPDRTWFALAAYNVGTGHLDDARNLAKREGLNPNKWLDVKKMLPRLSQKQWYSKTRYGYARGGEPVHFVANIRRYYDILTWVTQPQLEGNQVVEGNLHVPGVDKTKPPEDNPQL encoded by the coding sequence ATGTTCTCCCCAACTGCTTTGCGCCCGCGATGCGCCAAATGGCTCATCGCCACCGGACTCTTCCTGATGCTCAGCGCCTGTGTTGATAAACCCAGCACGCTCGAGCGAATCAAGGAGGATGGCGTATTGCGGGTGGTCACCCGGAACAGCCCGGCGACTTATTTTCAGGACCGCAACGGTGAAACCGGTTTCGAATACGAGCTGGTCAAGCGCTTCGCCGACGACTTGGGCGTGAAGCTGGAGATCGAGACTGCCGACAACCTCGATGACCTGTTCGGCCAGTTGGGCAAGCCCAACGGCCCGGTCCTTGCGGCGGCCGGCCTGGTCAGCAGCGAACAGCGCCAGCAGCAGGTGCGTTTCTCCCACCCTTATCTAGAAGTCACCCCGCAGATCATCTACCGCAATGGCCAGTCCCGACCGACCAATGCGGCGGACCTGGTGGGCAAGAAGATCATGGTACTCAAGGGCAGCACCCACGCCGAGCAGCTGGCGGCGCTGAAAAAGCAGAATCCTGCGATTGAATACGAAGAATCCGACGCCGTTGAGGTGGTCGACCTGCTGCGCATGGTGGACGAAGGGCAAATCGACCTGACCCTGGTGGACTCCAACGAAGTGGCAATGAACCAGGTGTACTTCCCCAACGTGCGCGTGGCGTTCGACCTGGGCAACGCCAGCAACCAGAGCTGGGCGGTGGCCGCCGGCGAAGACAACAGCCTGCTTAACGAGATCAACAGTTACCTGGATAAAGTCGAGAAAAACGGCACGTTGCAGCGTCTGAAAGACCGCTACTACGGCCATGTCGACGTGCTCGGCTATGTGGGCGCCTACACCTTTGCCCAGCACTTGCAGCAGCGTTTGCCCAAGTACGAGAAACACTTCCGCGCCTATGCCAAGGAAGAAAAGGTCGATTGGCGCCTGTTGGCGGCCATCGGCTATCAGGAGTCACTGTGGCAGCCGGCCGTCACCTCCAAGACCGGCGTTCGCGGCTTGATGATGCTGACCCAGAACACTGCCCAGGCGATGGGCGTGTCCAACCGCCTGGACCCCAAGCAAAGCATCATGGGCGGCGCCAAGTACCTGGCCAAGATCAAGGATGAACTGGACGACAGCATCGCCGAGCCGGACCGCACCTGGTTTGCCCTCGCCGCCTACAACGTCGGCACCGGCCACCTGGATGACGCACGCAACCTGGCCAAGCGCGAAGGCCTGAACCCGAACAAGTGGCTGGACGTGAAGAAGATGCTGCCACGCCTGTCGCAGAAGCAGTGGTACAGCAAGACCCGCTACGGCTACGCCCGCGGTGGGGAGCCGGTGCACTTTGTGGCAAACATCCGCCGCTACTACGACATCCTCACATGGGTGACCCAGCCGCAGTTGGAGGGCAACCAGGTGGTCGAAGGCAACTTGCATGTGCCGGGTGTGGACAAGACCAAGCCGCCGGAAGATAACCCGCAGTTGTAA
- a CDS encoding alpha/beta hydrolase, with protein MSRHVRYQRTLAGFYKACVLMITALLIACQSPREALQQLAQEHGRQVDVLPGDAFPLLILTPQTAEKITRLRVYLEGDGHAWSTATQPSLDPSPHTLLVPRLAVDDPTPNAYLARPCQFVMAAACQSALWTNRRFSQEVVTRLSQALDQLKQRYGNREFELVGYSGGAALALLLAAQRNDVTQVQTLAGNLSPRLWATMKGLSPLDGSLDPLDYRKRLALLPQRHLIGEADLIIPSGLADRYQQALDSHLSEYVPIQGVTHDRGWEAPWSQWVKTPLVRENAEVKAR; from the coding sequence ATGAGTAGACACGTTCGCTATCAACGAACATTGGCCGGTTTCTACAAAGCCTGTGTGCTGATGATCACCGCGCTCCTCATCGCCTGCCAATCGCCGCGCGAGGCACTGCAACAACTGGCTCAAGAGCACGGCCGACAAGTGGACGTCCTGCCGGGGGACGCCTTCCCCCTCCTCATACTTACGCCGCAAACTGCAGAAAAGATAACGCGCCTGCGGGTCTACCTGGAGGGCGATGGCCATGCCTGGTCGACGGCCACCCAACCCAGCCTGGATCCGAGCCCGCACACTCTATTAGTGCCACGGCTGGCGGTCGATGATCCGACTCCGAATGCGTACCTGGCACGCCCTTGCCAGTTCGTCATGGCCGCAGCCTGCCAATCGGCACTCTGGACCAACCGCCGATTTTCTCAGGAAGTGGTCACTCGCCTCAGCCAGGCGCTGGACCAATTAAAACAGCGGTACGGTAATAGAGAGTTCGAACTCGTGGGGTATTCAGGTGGTGCCGCTCTTGCCTTATTGTTAGCGGCGCAGCGCAATGATGTTACCCAGGTGCAAACCCTGGCTGGCAATCTCAGTCCACGCTTGTGGGCGACGATGAAAGGACTGTCGCCACTCGACGGTTCACTGGACCCACTGGACTACCGTAAGCGACTCGCCTTATTACCCCAGCGTCACCTCATCGGCGAAGCCGACCTGATTATTCCAAGTGGTTTGGCTGACAGGTACCAACAGGCGCTTGACTCGCACCTCTCCGAATACGTCCCTATACAAGGAGTAACCCATGATAGGGGGTGGGAAGCGCCATGGAGCCAATGGGTCAAAACGCCATTGGTACGTGAAAATGCTGAGGTCAAGGCCAGGTAG
- a CDS encoding PTS transporter subunit EIIB — protein MFEKLQRAFWKALTPDLIAETVTAPTQSLLSAEVLNALGGADNLKSQQRVALTRVRVQLQDVAKVDATALKAAGVPGVMVLTGGVVHLLTGL, from the coding sequence ATGTTCGAGAAATTGCAGCGGGCGTTCTGGAAAGCCCTGACGCCGGATTTGATCGCCGAGACGGTCACCGCGCCGACGCAAAGCCTGTTGTCGGCCGAGGTGCTGAACGCGTTGGGTGGGGCGGATAACCTCAAGTCGCAGCAGCGTGTGGCGCTGACGCGGGTGAGGGTGCAGTTGCAGGATGTGGCGAAGGTGGATGCTACGGCGTTAAAGGCAGCGGGGGTGCCAGGTGTGATGGTGCTGACGGGCGGAGTGGTGCATCTACTCACCGGCCTTTAA
- a CDS encoding maltoporin, whose amino-acid sequence MRTTIKLGLVASCLGLPFGAQALEFAGYLRSGAGTSTGSGPQQCFQLPGAQTKYRLGNECEQYAELELRQDLLTLDDGSVLSVDAMASLYNKYDRELKFQGENNGTARMPQMYAQWSNLPALNGGSVWAGRRYYKRNDIHISDFYYWNQSATGGGIEDVLIGDLKYSYAISRKDNLYQKEYATRHDFNVAGFKTNPGGELELGLSYIEKAGGRDTHSGWAITAQHVQKPFLGGKNKFALQYGEGPGTGLGYTGNTFLDNSSKSYRAVEFFDWQVTPRFGGQVEAVYQKDIRPGSQDQTWMSIGVRPAYAISEQFKLVTELGHDQVDATGGTRKLSKFTFAPTWSPKGPEFWARPEVRLYYTYATWNEAAKRAANELAAGSALSDTGSYGTARHGSNVGVQVEYWWK is encoded by the coding sequence ATGAGAACAACAATAAAGCTGGGCCTCGTTGCGTCTTGCCTGGGCTTGCCCTTTGGCGCTCAAGCACTGGAATTTGCCGGTTACCTGCGCAGCGGCGCGGGTACTTCAACCGGTAGCGGCCCACAGCAATGTTTCCAACTGCCGGGGGCGCAAACCAAATACCGCCTGGGTAACGAATGCGAACAATACGCCGAACTGGAGCTGCGCCAAGACCTGCTCACCCTGGACGACGGCTCGGTGCTCAGCGTCGATGCAATGGCGTCGCTCTATAACAAATACGACCGCGAGCTGAAGTTCCAAGGCGAGAATAACGGCACCGCGCGCATGCCGCAGATGTATGCGCAGTGGTCCAACCTGCCAGCGCTCAATGGCGGTTCGGTATGGGCCGGTCGGCGTTACTACAAACGTAACGACATCCATATCTCCGATTTCTACTACTGGAACCAGAGCGCCACGGGCGGTGGTATCGAGGACGTGCTGATCGGTGACCTCAAATACAGCTACGCGATTTCGCGCAAGGACAACCTGTACCAGAAGGAATACGCCACCCGTCACGACTTCAACGTCGCGGGCTTCAAGACCAACCCTGGCGGCGAGCTGGAACTGGGCCTGAGCTACATCGAAAAAGCCGGCGGGCGTGACACCCACAGCGGCTGGGCGATCACTGCGCAGCACGTGCAAAAACCTTTCCTGGGCGGCAAGAACAAGTTCGCCTTGCAGTACGGCGAAGGCCCCGGCACCGGCCTGGGCTACACCGGCAATACCTTCCTGGACAACAGCAGCAAAAGTTACCGTGCCGTGGAGTTTTTCGACTGGCAGGTGACGCCGCGTTTTGGTGGGCAGGTCGAGGCGGTGTACCAGAAAGACATTCGCCCTGGCAGCCAGGACCAGACCTGGATGTCCATCGGTGTGCGCCCGGCGTATGCCATCAGCGAGCAGTTCAAACTGGTCACCGAACTTGGGCATGATCAGGTCGACGCCACCGGCGGTACACGCAAACTGAGCAAATTTACCTTCGCCCCGACCTGGTCACCCAAAGGCCCGGAATTCTGGGCGCGACCGGAGGTGCGCTTGTACTACACCTATGCAACCTGGAACGAAGCGGCCAAACGTGCGGCGAATGAATTGGCGGCGGGGTCGGCGTTGTCTGATACCGGCTCCTATGGCACGGCGCGGCATGGGTCGAATGTTGGCGTGCAGGTCGAATATTGGTGGAAATAG
- the treR gene encoding trehalose operon repressor — protein sequence MSKYNQIYTDLLASITTERLQRGTRLPSETELMDSYQASRGTVRRAIEQLQERGFAQKIHGKGTFVLSPNPIEFQLGGIVSFHETHADLGDDVRTEVVEFTQFPLEGSLLQHIEADPGTLITRIKRVRRIGGKRVILDINHFVAEVIPGLDREIAEQSIYAFIEQTLQLQIAYAQRTIEALPRGKDDQTHLDLEGQSHVIVVSNQTFLQDGRQFEYTESRHTLDKFYFSDIARR from the coding sequence ATGAGCAAATACAACCAGATCTATACGGATCTGCTTGCCAGCATCACGACTGAACGCCTGCAGCGCGGCACACGCCTTCCCTCCGAAACCGAATTGATGGACAGCTACCAGGCCAGCCGAGGCACCGTACGTCGGGCCATCGAGCAGTTGCAGGAGCGCGGGTTTGCGCAAAAGATCCACGGCAAAGGCACCTTCGTGCTTTCCCCCAACCCGATCGAGTTCCAACTGGGCGGCATCGTCAGCTTCCACGAAACCCACGCCGACCTGGGCGATGACGTACGCACCGAAGTCGTCGAATTCACCCAGTTCCCACTGGAAGGCTCACTGCTGCAACACATCGAAGCCGACCCCGGCACCCTGATCACTCGCATCAAACGGGTACGGCGCATCGGCGGCAAACGCGTGATCCTCGACATCAACCACTTCGTCGCCGAGGTGATTCCGGGGTTGGACCGTGAGATTGCCGAACAGTCGATCTACGCGTTTATCGAACAGACGTTGCAACTGCAGATTGCCTACGCCCAACGCACCATCGAAGCCCTGCCGCGCGGTAAGGACGACCAGACACACCTCGACCTCGAAGGGCAGAGCCATGTGATCGTGGTGAGCAACCAGACATTTTTGCAGGATGGACGGCAGTTCGAGTACACCGAGTCGCGGCATACGTTGGATAAGTTTTACTTTTCGGATATTGCGCGGCGGTAA
- the treC gene encoding alpha,alpha-phosphotrehalase, translating to MQDWQHSVIYQIYPKSFHSHAGNATGDLLGIVDKLDYLKWLGVDCLWITPFLRSPQRDNGYDISDYYAIDPSYGTMADCDLLISEAAKRGIKLMLDIVVNHTSIEHEWFQQARSSLDNPYRDFYIWRDQPNNWESKFGGSAWEYEAQTGQYFLHLFDHTQADLNWDNPKVRAEVFKLMRFWRDKGVGGFRLDVINLISKPADFPEDTSDGRRFYTDGPNVHEYLQEMHREVFEGHDLINVGEMSSTSLEHCIRYSRPESKELSMTFNFHHLKVDYPNLQKWVKADFDFLQLKQIFSDWQLGMQAGGGWNALFWCNHDQPRVVSRFGNDGEHRVVSAKMLATALHFLQGTPFVYQGEELGMTNPGFDRIEQYRDVETLNIFRLKRDAGESEASSMAAIMQKSRDNGRTPMQWTAGANAGFSRGEPWIGIPANAAQINVESQLDDPDSVLHHYRALIALRRHEPLIQEGVYRQLLQDHLQVWAYLREGHGERLLVLNNFYGTPCEIQLPDDVINSASEQRLLISNYPDCPQRTATVALRPYESFVLHLKD from the coding sequence ATGCAAGACTGGCAACACTCGGTGATCTACCAGATCTACCCCAAAAGCTTCCACAGCCACGCGGGTAACGCCACCGGTGACCTGCTGGGCATCGTGGACAAACTCGACTACCTCAAATGGCTGGGCGTCGACTGCCTGTGGATTACGCCGTTCCTGCGCTCGCCGCAGCGCGACAACGGCTACGACATCAGCGACTACTACGCCATCGACCCCAGCTACGGGACCATGGCCGACTGCGACTTGCTGATCAGCGAAGCGGCCAAGCGTGGCATCAAGCTGATGCTGGATATCGTGGTCAACCACACCTCCATCGAACACGAGTGGTTCCAGCAGGCGCGCAGCAGCCTCGATAACCCGTACCGCGACTTCTACATCTGGCGCGACCAGCCGAATAACTGGGAATCCAAGTTCGGCGGCTCGGCCTGGGAATACGAGGCGCAAACCGGGCAGTACTTCCTGCACCTGTTCGACCACACCCAGGCCGACCTGAATTGGGACAACCCCAAGGTGCGTGCCGAGGTGTTCAAGCTGATGCGCTTCTGGCGCGACAAAGGCGTGGGCGGTTTCCGCCTGGACGTGATCAACCTGATCTCCAAGCCTGCCGATTTCCCCGAAGACACCAGCGACGGTCGGCGCTTCTACACCGATGGCCCGAACGTGCACGAATACCTGCAGGAAATGCACCGCGAAGTGTTCGAAGGGCATGACCTGATCAACGTCGGCGAGATGTCGTCCACCAGCCTCGAACACTGCATCCGCTACTCACGGCCAGAGTCGAAAGAGCTGTCGATGACCTTCAACTTTCATCACCTGAAGGTCGATTACCCGAACCTGCAGAAGTGGGTGAAGGCCGACTTCGACTTCTTGCAGCTCAAGCAGATTTTCTCCGACTGGCAACTGGGCATGCAGGCCGGTGGCGGCTGGAACGCGCTGTTCTGGTGTAACCACGACCAGCCACGGGTGGTCTCGCGCTTCGGCAATGACGGTGAGCATCGGGTGGTCTCGGCCAAGATGCTGGCGACCGCGCTGCACTTCCTCCAGGGCACGCCGTTTGTGTACCAGGGCGAAGAGCTGGGCATGACCAATCCTGGCTTCGACAGGATCGAGCAGTACCGCGATGTAGAGACCCTGAACATCTTCCGGCTCAAGCGCGATGCGGGTGAGTCCGAGGCGTCGAGCATGGCCGCGATCATGCAGAAATCCCGCGACAACGGCCGCACGCCGATGCAGTGGACTGCCGGGGCGAATGCGGGTTTCAGCAGGGGTGAGCCGTGGATCGGGATCCCGGCCAATGCGGCACAGATCAATGTCGAGAGCCAGTTGGACGACCCGGATTCCGTGCTGCATCACTACCGTGCGCTGATCGCGTTGCGCCGCCATGAGCCGCTGATCCAGGAAGGCGTTTATCGCCAGCTGTTGCAAGACCATTTGCAGGTCTGGGCGTACCTGCGTGAAGGCCACGGCGAGCGCCTGCTGGTGCTGAACAACTTCTATGGCACGCCGTGCGAAATCCAGCTGCCGGACGACGTCATCAACTCGGCCAGCGAGCAGCGCCTGCTGATCAGCAACTACCCCGACTGCCCGCAACGCACCGCCACCGTCGCACTGCGCCCCTATGAGTCCTTCGTCCTGCACCTGAAAGACTGA